The genome window AAACACCGCTACTCCTTTAAAAATGGGGAGGAGACCACAAGAAACTCTCGAGTTTACAGGATAAAACCTGCTCCCAAACAGGTTAGGTTCAGAGAGTAAGTTACTCCGGAAACAGACTCTAAGACTTCGTTCACACTGCAAACATTAATGCTCAATTCAGATTTTTTGCTCAGATCTGATTTTTTCTTTGACTGTTCACACTATGTGGCAAAAATCAGACAGCTGTGTGAACTGTTTGTGGTCCTGAACTCCAGTGCATGCGCAAAAGATCAATACTACGTTACGCGCAGCACGCAGTAATAAGGAAATTAATGTGCACatcaaaatcaccagtgttactCTTGGTGTATATATGGGTACACCGGGTCACGTGCAGGTCGGTCATCTGGACAATGCTTCAGGAAAGTCAAACACACTTATTTGCGTGTTAGGGCTTTCATGTATAAGGCGATGTGCAACAGAAGCTTAATATTTTGTGGCTTGAATGTTTTTAAGTGGTTTTGCAAACATGCCGTTGGTGCATATTTCCGCAATTGTGGCGCATATCAATCTAGAATGACGTAAAAGTCACATGAATTCCGATATGACCTGTATCTGATTAGGACCACATATGGAAGTGGCTCAAATCAGAATCGAAAAGATCCGATTCCATGTGGTTTGTGCTGTTCACACGGTCATACAAAGAGACATGGGTCACATATGAGCAGAAAATCGGATTTTGAAGACAGTGTGAATGTTGTCTAAGTTACCTCTCCTTCTGATACTGGCTTGACTATCTCCGCTGTCTCGGGTTTAACCTACCTCCCATTTTGAAACGgaaaactcagagtttcccTCATTTCAGGGTTAACATACTCAGTTTTCACATAACCACCTTTCTGAAATGGGCCCCTGTGGTGTTTTTTGTaagatatgtttgtaaaaacttgacctataaataaggcctagtcctggatttatgtaaaccctgtccgagaaacatCCCCTAAATGTTAGATAGTGTGACTTTTTTCTAATGTTTAGCATATTattaggaaaaatatttttgccTTAAATGTTATTACATTTTTCCATCTCCAGGATATTCATGTCTGCTACTCTACATTTACACTATGGTCAAATGTAAAGGGATTTTTTTATAAGAATGTGTTAATCAgaaatttaaatgtgttttaaatatattgtttagaatatataatatacatCTGATCTTAATAGAATATAGTTTATCTGGCTTTATTTAGGCTTGTCTGTATAAATGGCATATGTCTtttatgaaaatgaaaataaataccatACCCTATTGTGATTCAAAGGATGTAAGCTGGGTGTAGGCTGGCTGGGTGTAGCCAGAGTATTGACTCTGCACAATGGAATAACTATGTGAGATTAATCCCTGAAACTCTCCACTTTTAAGAGATCTGTGGCAAGGGAGTTGTTTTTGTTAAGGGTGGCCATAGTGAGAGtaagggcgttttcacattagcacacttggtgcgcacccgggttcgattgacgtcagagttcggtacatttggatgatgtgaatgCTGTCTTCCGAGCTCGAGTGCGCACCCAcgaaacgtactcgagtccacttaaaaagggtggtctggggtccggttcatgtgaactccagatcgcGTAAGTGAATCgctgttaattacgtattatgTGGAATGTCCCCACTAAGAtaccaaaacagacgtgtgtgtgtgtgtgtgtgtgtgtgtgtgtgtgtgtgtgtgtgtgtgtgtgtgtgtgtgtgtgtgtgtgtgtgtgtgtgtgtgtgtgtgtgtgtgtgtgtgcacacttacattgacaacaaaatgcttaGAATACTTGCAtgacttttgttcttatttttttttaaacctttggttttgttttcaaagaaataatacagaaactgAAAATGTCTGCCGCAAATATAATAAAGTCGTTTTGACGAAAACGGGCTGTCTGCCAacgtcaatttttgcggaggcattcagaaatcatctctctgcttgcaGTTCATCAATCACGCTTGTCGCcttctcgtttacagcggttgccaagcaacatgagtacgcgccggctgcagcttgatgatgcaagcgtaccgcggttcAGATGGAAAACGTTAGGTTACTTACGTAACCCCGGTTCTCTGATAACATGAGTGAGGTATCTCACTATGGGAACGCCTCTGGCGTGACAGATCATGGAAGCACCAATCACACCACGTCTGTCGGTTGACAGACCAATCACGGCAGTGATGCTGGAGTCCCGCCTCCCCACCTTAAATATCACTGCCTTTGGTACCTTACTTCATTCTCAGCATATCTCTTCTCCGTGTAGCTACTGCAAGGAGGGTGGTGTGGTGAGATACCTCACTCATGTTATCAGAGAACCGGGGTTACGTAAGTAACCTAACGTTCTCTTTCAAACATTCGCTCGGTATCTCACTATGGGATATAGACAACTCCCGTATTGCAGATATGCTGTCCGAAGCAGGCTTGTCAACCAACCCGTGATTATGCAACTTAACTTAAAGTCATTTGAGCAGCTACCTTCCTAATAGCATACTCATATTATGGCCAAATTTTACACACTTAAGACAGAATGAGCCAGCGATGGCTCTGTGACGTCTAGTCTATAAAATCGAACAAACGTGTGAGGCGAAGCCCAACTTGCTGCCGCACATATGTCCTGAACTGAGACACCTTTAAAAAGTGCCCAAGAAGTGGCCATACCTCTGGTAGAATGAGCTCTCAACCCCGCTGGGGGAGTAAGACCTCTGCTATTATAACTTAATATAATAGCTTCTACCACCCAGTGAGACAAGCGCTGACGAGAAATAGGTTTCCCTTTGTGAGTGTCAGCCCATGAAACAAATAACTGATTATTCTTCCTTATCGCCCTAGTTCTGTTCACATAGCAACTTAATGCACGAACTGGGCACAAGCAATGAAGTCGCTCTTCTTCTGGTGAGGAAAAAGGCGGCGGGTGAAAAGCCATTAAATCCACTTGTTTACACGCGAGAGCTGACTCGCTCACTTTAGGTATAAACGCTGGATTTGTTTTAAAAGTCACTCTAGAGAGATCTGTAGCAAACACCATACAAGAGCTATGAACAGACAAAGCATGAAGTTCACTAACACGCTTTGCCGTTGAGAGAGCCAACAATAAAGTCACCTTTAGCGAAAGGAACTTTAAATCAATATCCTCTAAAGGCTCGAAAGGGGGCTGAGATAATGCATTCAGAACCACGGATAGGTCCCACTGCGGAATCAAGGGCTTCACAACCCTTTTCAAACGCCTTGCACCTCTCATAAACCTGCTTATTAACGGGTGCTgactagagcccgaccgatttatcgttttgccgattttatcggccgatatgagcctgtcgcagatatatctgtatcggtgtataagccgcagatatgaagccgatatgaacgttccttacagaagacattaaatgcttttgaaagatgtaagtacttgtttgtccagcagagtgcgccctactggttgctaatggtgacccaggtcactcactgtagtgacaccagccaaccccccttcacttcagtcagtCTCTCAGTTCAGGTGGGGGCAGTCACGCGgtttcttcacaacattttacacctggtgttaagacgcgctttggtcgattggattataagtgggcgagaaagacacattccggtttacatttggtgtttttaatccgtctcttttgtccacttgcgagttgtttaaaacgcaaGAGGAAGAAATGACGCGAGGCGGAGAAAGGACACGCTTAAACTGACGCGCAGTCTGTGGGAGTacagctgcttgtgttgttactgaacatgctcatttcaaagcaattgattaaataaacttgcgcaactttacaccctcgctaaattaaagaggcggagagatgacgctttagttttataaaagtttaaagtcccggcagaacactgtgggttcgtgttataaaaacgttgtgcagtacattaaacataagcCTACATCATTATGTTGTCAGCAAGTCAAGCATTGTCATCTTAACAGTAAGtttctaattaatttgtgaagtacataacttactgtaaagcaaaaaaaacaatgactttataagtttccattttcaaaataagcccaatataacattattcttgtcaaaactgacaatcatttaagttatatgtattttgttttgtttgtgttttaaagttatttataattagtcaagtttactgttttgtgcacttatatcagaatcattttggataataaagtttattgttaacttgtaaaacacacctgcctatattacatatctttgtcacgtcattttaagtgtttgatcaccacatttgtgagtgatcattgcaaaaaaagtatttatatatagtatattctgttaatgtatatagtgtattatatgtacagtagcctgctgtagtataatatactgtagtatatgtgtactgtactataatatacacataaagaatatcggccgatatatcgttatcggtgtttttttactccctaatatctgtatcggcatcggccccaaaaaatgcatatcggtcgggctctagtgCTGACCAACCGTATTCCGGTCGAAACCCACATGACACGCCGAAATTGCGGCTAGGTATACCTTTATCGTAGAAAAAGATCTGCCCTTGTCTAAAAGATCTTGCAGGAAACACAACACTTCTGCCAACGAGCAAATAAAAGGAACCGTATTCCTGAGAGCGCACCAGCGCTCAAAAACGTTCCATTTCTTATCATACACAGAGCGCGTTGACGCCGCCCGTGCGCTCTGAATCGTCTCAATAACCGCCGGCGACAATCCGGTGGCACTTAAGTTTAACCTTTCACGTGCCAAGCCCAAAGAGCTATTTTGTCTGGGGCAGGATGGAAAATCTCTCCTCGCGCTTGTGACAGAAGGTCCCTGCGCAGCGGGAGAGGCCACGGCTGGTCGCATAGCAACTGCATTATCTCCGCCAGCCAGATCCTGCCTGGCCAGCGTGGAGCGATCAGAATTACCGAATGTCCGTGCTCTCTTATCCTTCTTAGAGTTGGCACAATCAGGCTCAGTGGGGGGAACGCGTACAACAGAGCTTTTGGCCACGGGTGTGCTAGAGCATCCACACCCATAGGTGCACCTTCTCTTGCTAGAGAGAAGTATAGAGGGCAATGAGCGTTTTCGTGCGAGGCGAAGAGATCTACGGCAGCTCGGCCGAACCTCAGCCACAGCTGACTCACCACCTCCGGGTGGAGAGTCCATTCCCCGTACAGGGGATTCCCTCTGGACAGAAGGTCCGCCCCCGCATTCAATATCCCTGGGACATGTGTCGCCCGTAGTGAACGAAAATGCTTCGTCCCCCAAACGATCAGCTTCTGTGCTAGATAATGAAGCTGAGGAGACCGAGTGCCCCCCTGGCGATTTATGTATGCCACCGCCGTTGTGTTGTCCGATCTGATCAGAACGTGGTGGTTTCTTAGGAACCGCACAAAATGTTTTAGTGCAAGGTAAACTGTTAATAGTTCCAGAAAGTTGA of Paramisgurnus dabryanus chromosome 22, PD_genome_1.1, whole genome shotgun sequence contains these proteins:
- the LOC135740616 gene encoding uncharacterized protein, with amino-acid sequence MFSNNTSSCTPTDCAYICDRLISADKIGKTINRSGSSQHPLISRFMRGARRLKRVVKPLIPQWDLSVVLNALSQPPFEPLEDIDLKFLSLKVTLLLALSTAKRVSELHALSVHSSCMVFATDLSRVTFKTNPAFIPKVSESALACKQVDLMAFHPPPFSSPEEERLHCLCPVRALSCYVNRTRAIRKNNQLFVSWADTHKGKPISRQRLSHWVVEAIILSYNSRGLTPPAGLRAHSTRGMATSWALFKGVSVQDICAAASWASPHTFVRFYRLDVTEPSLAHSVLSV